The Toxorhynchites rutilus septentrionalis strain SRP chromosome 1, ASM2978413v1, whole genome shotgun sequence genome contains the following window.
GAATGTCGGGTGAAACTGccgaattttttcgaatttcatcCAATGCAAAATCCCGCCTGAATGCACTAATTACATCACAATTGAGAGGAAGTGCTTTCGCTTCCGCCGACATTCAGTGCACTGATGTATTTTCATTACGCCACTAATTACCAATTCAGCCATGTAGCAATCCCCCGACTTACCTGCCCGACGGTAGCGTGGATAGTAGTGCTCATAGATGGGTCGTGGAGAGTAGCCGTAGGTCTCGCGGTGCACTGGCAGGTAGTGGTATCCCGCGGACTGGACACGTGCGGCGGGGGTGTCTATTTCGTCGAACAGCAGAATTGGTCGATGCCGCCAGGATGGCGTGTCGTGTGCGCGGATATCATCGGATCCTAAATCCATCCCACGAACGATGTGGATGGGGTAATTTAAAGAAATGATGTTAATTAGTTTGGCTTGGGTTAGCGCGAGATAGAGAGAGGTGGCGAACTTGATTACGGTTTTTAATTAGGATCGACAAATCGACATTTAAGCTAACGGTTCTTAACCGGAACGTCAAATTGTCGATGATTAGGGGCCACCATTCTTGTTTCCGTGGAATTCCACCTCGCCTTCTCCGTCATCTTACCTTTGAGTGATCTGATGTATGACTGCCAGAATCTGGCTTTCTTGTTTGGCGTCTCATTCATGCCAATCATCGCTAAgtgatttttaaacattttgGCTTAGGTTTGTTTTTGAAGTTCGTTCGCTGGAAGGGAAACAAGCAAAacacagcagaaaaaaattaattacttTTGAGGTAACATAAAACACACTTTTAGCAAGAAGTCTCTTCTATCTTAAAATGGTTTTTGCGTTTCCTTCCTAATAATATGGCTTCGTGCCTCAATAAAAAGATTTACAGCTTCCCAAAGTAGTCACGAGCGGACAACCACCAAGGAGAGCTGTGTGACGACGAACGAAAATGTTATCACGTAGCCAAAATATGCTGTTGCAAGCCGTTTTTGTCTCATGATCTCTCCCTGGCTTCCAATGTTATGCACCGCGCTGCGATGGAGGAAAATTTTATGATGTCTGTCTGTGCTATTTATAGGAAATAATTCCGCGCACTTTA
Protein-coding sequences here:
- the LOC129762900 gene encoding uncharacterized protein LOC129762900, coding for MFKNHLAMIGMNETPNKKARFWQSYIRSLKGSDDIRAHDTPSWRHRPILLFDEIDTPAARVQSAGYHYLPVHRETYGYSPRPIYEHYYPRYRRAASVGRLADAEKAWAEHLDRMRDIDRRYPSRYGLYLRDKPSQVVLPQDLEYEPDTKPLYSLH